GGTCCCTGTATACCTCCACCCAACTATGCCCTGAGGAGACGTCTAGTCAGCCAAAGTGTAAACCCCTGTTTAGGTGTGCAGGGCCTTTAATTGACTGGCTGCTTTTAAATCAAACATATTTGTCTGGAGGTTTTGTTGTAAATGCTGCAACATTGACCTCAGCTTGCAGAGTTATTTGGGCGTGGACACGCTGTAGCTGTGTCCCAATTCCCTCTACTACATGCTAAATGTATACAGTTCATGCCATTATAATAGTCACAGTATACTGTTCTTGCATTACATACACGTTTGCCCATGGAGATCAAACTGCAACCTTACAACAATGCCAAATCAAGTGTACAAAGTAAAAGATTTCTGAAATTGTTATACGCCAAGATCATCCGAAAGTTGTCTCAGAGCAACATCTGCAATTTGCATAAATATTTTGCATCTATGGAGGAGCGACTCGTATTTCCTCTGTGCAGGGCCTTGTGGAACAACAAACGCCCTACTCAAATAATCTTTTAGCATACTTACTTTTGTCAATTTTCTAGTGTGAATGCATTTACTTAAATACTGCCTAGAAGTAGTATGGAATTGGGACATAACTTCTGATCTAGGTTTGCTTATTGAATAGCATTCCTTAGTCCAACTTACTTGGAAGTTTTGATAAACAGAGGCAGCTGTACGGGCAGTAATTCTATCACGGCGTGCATGTACAGTTTACCGTGTGACTGATTCTGGCTCTCGGCACAGATTCCTAGTCTGGCTGTAATGTGTGTTATGTGCTGTTTATTTCTGGCTTTGACTGTTCTGCAGGATTCCTCTCGTGGTTCAGGAACGGTCTGCTGGCGACTGGGATTGGAGTCATCGCATTTGTCCAGAGCGAAGTGGGGCGAGAAGCAGGATATGGTACAGGCCCCAACACTCTGGTTCATGTACAGCAGAGCTACGAATCCAATAACAAACAGCAGCTTGCGACTCAATccatttatttgtcacatgtaATCTTAAAATACGATTCCAGTCAAATGCAATCCCGTTAGTTCCATCAatttatacattaaataaagaGTTTAAATAGAATAGCTTAGACACAAAGGGTTGCTGTACTGTTAAATTCTTCAAACTATTAGATTTAAGAAAACTTACAGCAATGAATGTCCATGAAATAACTATTTAACTATAGCATCTGCACCAACGTACCTCTGCTCCACTTGTCCTAAAATCAATACCCTTCTAAGAGAACTTTGaaataatattatttgattCAGAAAATTAATAATTTTGCAAGGATTTCTGCAATTGACTAAaatcatgaataaataattagCCGAGGTCCTTGATAGCTTGTTGTAATCAATGTCAGTTACCTGAAAGGCccgtgttgtgtgttgtattatatattaattaaatagaCATTAAATAGTCATTGAGTTTGATGCATATTgtgaaaaacatgaaagcaCTCAAATGTACCGGCTATGGTACTAAATTAAATCATGAGgttaacattatttattgtaagAATAAGAATGTATTATTACCCCTTTTTGAAGATCAATCATAGGCACACCAGTAGACATGagggcatatatatatatatatatatatatatatatatatatatatatatatatatatatatatatatatatatatatatgtatgtatgtatgtatgtatgtatgtatgtatgtatgtatgtatgtatgtatgtatgtatgtatatatatatatatatatatatatatatatatatatatatatatatatatatatatatatatatatatacacacatacacatatatatatacacacatacacatatatatatacacatatatatacacacacacacacatatatatacacacacatatatatatatatatatatgtgtgtatatatatgtgtatgtgtgtgtatatatgtgtatgtgtgtatatatatgtgtgtgtgtgtgtgtatatgtatgtgtgtgtatatatatgtgtatgtgtgtatatatatgtgtgtgtgtgtatatatatatatatatatatatatatatatatgtgtatgtatgtatatatacatatatatatatatatatatatatatatatatatatatatatatatatatatgatgtatgtagtatgtatgtctgtatatatatatatataatatatacatatatattttattttatgtatgttgttgtatatattatatacgtatatgtatatatcttatgtatatgtatataaaagatatctatatccatatataaatttatactatatataataattataatataatataatctatatttttatatatcatctataatatctagctcatatattataatatctaatatattattataaatcatCTCTATTATCAAGTAATACACAccttagtatatatatatatataatatataatattataccacacacttatatatatatatatatatatatatacaccacaacttatatatatatacatatatatatatatatatatatatatacatatatatatgtatatatatatatatatatatataacatatatatatgtatatatatgtatatatatatatatatatatatatatgtatatatatataagtgtgtgtgtatatatatatataagtgtgtgtgtatataatatatatatatatatatatatatatatatataagtgtgtgtatatatatatatatatatatatatatatatatatatatattttttttttttttttatatatatactttgtattctatttaaatcattttgtggAATAGGAAATATTTTATAGAATATGTAGATCCAACTTTCCTCCGTCCAAGATTTAATTACAGTGAGAAAATGAATCTCTAGAATAATGCCATGTCAATCTGTTTGTCCCTCAGCCTTCTTTATCCTGGGAGGTGCGTGTGTGTCGTTTGGCGGTGCCTCGTACATTGCCAGCCTTTTTGCCTTGCGGAGGATGATGCTGCTGTCAGTGCCAGCGCTGCTGCTCCAAAGCGTCGTGGTGGGCAGCGTCGCCCTCTTCTGGCTCTGTGCGGTATCTCTCTACATCGGCCGCCTAGAGGTGGAGATCATCCATGATggggaggatgaggaggcagaggatgaggatgagtgCCAGGAGTGCAGAGAGAGGCGTGAACACAGGGGTTACCGTGGCTCCCACAACAGCAGGCATCACGGCAGCGAGGACAATGACGGCAAGGGGCCAAACAACTAGACAGCTTGGAcggagagggtgtgtgtgtgttgctatgaTTCAGGACTTCCCCTTATTGGTATgagtgtgtct
This genomic interval from Cottoperca gobio chromosome 13, fCotGob3.1, whole genome shotgun sequence contains the following:
- the tmem160 gene encoding transmembrane protein 160 encodes the protein MAFLSLFLRRQLPPALSHFARTVRLVRPPGARAPLQRLHGSSRLRLGEKEPWLKSRGPELQQQYQLSDLDKADALMLRKSHETGFLSWFRNGLLATGIGVIAFVQSEVGREAGYAFFILGGACVSFGGASYIASLFALRRMMLLSVPALLLQSVVVGSVALFWLCAVSLYIGRLEVEIIHDGEDEEAEDEDECQECRERREHRGYRGSHNSRHHGSEDNDGKGPNN